A genome region from Planifilum fulgidum includes the following:
- a CDS encoding DASS family sodium-coupled anion symporter, with amino-acid sequence MSPKTDLGEKRWIWLIAAFAVLATGLLLPAPDGLSEAGQRSLAVLAFAVILWITEAVSYPVSAALILSLVAIMLGGAPNPDDPNAILGTQEALKMALSGFGNSAVALVAGALFLAAAMQETGLDKRIALLVLSRVGSSVRGILLGVILVSMILSFLVPSTTARVAAILPIILGMVAAFQMKRESRFAALLVITSAQAASIWNIGVKTAAAQNMVAIGFIEETFGRGVSWGQWFLYAAPFSIIMSIVLYFVMLKLFPLEMNEIPNGKAMVREQLKKLGPLTGAEWRLLVITLSLLVLWSTENVLHPFDSASVTLVAVAAMLMPHIGVFSWKQAEKNIPWGTIILFAVGISLGTLLLETEAATWLTQAVFGQMGLSAMSPLLIVAFIALFNILIHLGFASATSLAATLIPIVIALVQGLDRPDMNLAGMVLIQQFVVSFGFILPVNAPQNMLAYGTGTFSTGDFIKSGIPLTLIGYLFILLFSATYWKWVGLI; translated from the coding sequence ATGAGCCCGAAAACAGATCTAGGGGAGAAGCGGTGGATTTGGCTGATTGCGGCTTTTGCGGTTTTGGCGACAGGTCTTTTGCTTCCCGCACCGGATGGGTTGTCGGAAGCCGGGCAGAGGTCTTTGGCCGTTCTTGCCTTTGCCGTGATTCTCTGGATAACGGAGGCCGTTTCATATCCCGTCAGCGCGGCGCTGATTCTCTCTTTGGTGGCGATCATGCTCGGAGGCGCGCCGAATCCGGACGATCCCAACGCCATTTTGGGGACCCAGGAAGCCCTGAAAATGGCCTTGTCGGGATTCGGCAATTCGGCGGTTGCCTTGGTGGCGGGGGCGCTGTTTCTGGCGGCGGCCATGCAGGAAACCGGTTTGGACAAGCGAATCGCCCTGCTTGTTTTGTCGCGGGTCGGTTCGAGTGTCCGTGGAATTTTATTGGGCGTGATCCTGGTTTCCATGATCCTTTCTTTTTTGGTGCCCAGCACCACGGCCCGGGTGGCTGCGATTTTGCCGATTATTCTCGGGATGGTTGCCGCTTTCCAGATGAAAAGGGAAAGCCGGTTTGCCGCCCTTCTCGTGATCACGTCAGCCCAGGCGGCATCGATTTGGAATATTGGCGTTAAAACGGCGGCGGCACAAAACATGGTCGCCATCGGATTTATAGAAGAAACCTTTGGCCGGGGCGTTTCCTGGGGTCAATGGTTTTTGTATGCCGCACCTTTTTCCATCATCATGTCGATCGTTCTTTACTTTGTGATGCTGAAGCTATTCCCCCTTGAAATGAATGAAATTCCCAACGGGAAAGCCATGGTAAGGGAGCAATTAAAAAAACTTGGGCCGTTGACGGGGGCGGAATGGCGATTGCTGGTGATCACCCTCTCCTTGTTAGTGCTGTGGTCCACCGAAAATGTCCTCCATCCCTTTGACAGCGCTTCTGTCACTTTGGTGGCCGTTGCCGCCATGCTTATGCCGCACATCGGAGTGTTTTCGTGGAAACAGGCGGAAAAAAATATTCCATGGGGTACCATTATTCTATTTGCGGTAGGCATTTCTCTCGGGACCTTATTGCTCGAGACCGAGGCAGCCACCTGGTTGACTCAAGCGGTGTTTGGCCAAATGGGATTAAGTGCCATGTCCCCTTTGCTGATCGTAGCTTTCATCGCCTTGTTCAACATTCTGATTCACTTGGGATTTGCCAGCGCCACGAGTCTGGCCGCCACCCTGATTCCGATTGTGATCGCGTTGGTGCAAGGGCTGGACAGACCTGACATGAACCTGGCGGGAATGGTTTTGATCCAGCAGTTCGTTGTCAGTTTTGGTTTTATTTTGCCGGTTAACGCTCCGCAAAACATGCTGGCATACGGAACGGGAACCTTTTCCACCGGAGATTTCATCAAATCAGGGATTCCCCTGACCCTCATCGGATATCTTTTCATCCTGCTGTTCTCCGCAACGTATTGGAAGTGGGTCGGTTTGATTTGA
- a CDS encoding PqqD family protein has product MFSRKKRKNMLVLKPILREGCLLEPSPGEEERLTLVVPRTGWLERLSIRWLGQPEAIRVRLDELGSFVLSRCDGTRTVQDLADALEQAFGSEAEPVLPRLVQFLKILDANGWIRMVPPGGGGST; this is encoded by the coding sequence GTGTTCAGCAGGAAAAAGCGAAAAAACATGCTCGTCCTGAAACCGATCCTCAGGGAGGGCTGTCTCCTGGAGCCGTCCCCCGGCGAGGAGGAGCGCCTCACCCTGGTGGTTCCTCGAACCGGATGGCTGGAACGCCTCTCCATCCGGTGGCTCGGCCAGCCGGAGGCGATCCGGGTCCGGTTGGATGAACTGGGCAGCTTCGTCCTGTCCCGTTGCGACGGAACCCGCACCGTACAGGACCTGGCGGACGCCTTGGAGCAGGCTTTCGGCTCCGAGGCGGAACCGGTGCTGCCGAGACTGGTGCAGTTCCTCAAGATACTGGACGCCAACGGGTGGATCAGGATGGTCCCTCCCGGGGGTGGCGGTTCCACATAG
- a CDS encoding DMT family transporter, with protein sequence MGKKSVRASARWDLFLYHLVLFVTMHCVFAAFFGVQPLSQIGSESYLDHIQENFLNHGVNIYRNPSANEISNIWKSILLIHLILDIIETIFPRKKKTPDRHLQKDEGIVEKAGEKAATDKKPDKNPGAAWVYLLLAGLLEIIWATALKMDMLGGPLILALILSFDLLIKAVRRLGVGTAYAVFTGIGTAGLVLVDIAFFRETWDFLKVFFISLLVLFIIGLKWTSDSRGGSHP encoded by the coding sequence ATGGGAAAGAAATCCGTTAGGGCGTCGGCAAGATGGGACCTTTTCCTCTACCATCTGGTCCTCTTTGTCACCATGCACTGTGTGTTTGCCGCATTTTTCGGCGTCCAGCCGCTGTCGCAGATCGGCAGTGAATCCTATTTGGACCACATTCAAGAGAACTTTTTGAATCACGGCGTCAATATCTACCGGAACCCATCGGCCAATGAGATCAGCAACATCTGGAAGTCCATTCTCCTCATTCACCTCATTTTGGACATCATCGAAACCATCTTTCCCCGGAAGAAAAAAACACCCGACCGACATCTTCAAAAAGACGAGGGAATTGTTGAAAAGGCCGGCGAGAAGGCGGCGACGGACAAAAAACCGGATAAAAATCCGGGGGCGGCATGGGTTTATCTCCTGCTCGCCGGCTTGCTGGAAATCATCTGGGCCACTGCTCTGAAGATGGATATGCTGGGGGGACCGCTGATCCTTGCGCTGATCCTCAGCTTTGACTTGCTGATAAAAGCCGTAAGGCGGTTGGGGGTCGGCACCGCCTATGCCGTGTTCACGGGAATCGGAACCGCGGGACTTGTCCTGGTGGATATCGCATTTTTCAGGGAGACATGGGACTTTCTGAAGGTGTTTTTCATCTCGCTGCTCGTCCTTTTTATCATCGGATTGAAATGGACGTCCGACAGTCGGGGAGGTTCTCACCCATGA
- a CDS encoding MerR family transcriptional regulator: MYRVGELSRITNVSIRTLHYYDEIGLLKPSRISEAGYRYYTKDDLVKLQQIIVLKKLGFKLCQIKEMTQVTADKAEKAQRWMEIFDMEIEKIREEKRRLELLERSLHVIRHSLELTGDVSNDEILAIIQSIQLNDADSFLSRHFTEEEQEILLRQLPDLTARDEKTEKWIKLLKKIRQTKSEPIDSPVSQRLAEEIMRFIREHLQMEDSLIDKYWEKIKPEDGQPEKVIGLDKETMEYIEQILDWYQKHEEGSKGHGKEIR; this comes from the coding sequence ATGTACCGGGTCGGAGAGCTTTCCCGGATCACCAACGTGAGCATACGGACCCTCCATTATTACGATGAAATCGGCCTGTTGAAACCGTCAAGGATATCGGAAGCGGGCTACCGATACTACACCAAGGATGACCTCGTCAAACTGCAGCAAATCATCGTCCTCAAAAAGTTGGGATTCAAACTTTGCCAAATAAAAGAAATGACGCAGGTGACCGCGGACAAGGCCGAGAAAGCGCAGCGGTGGATGGAAATCTTCGATATGGAAATCGAGAAAATCCGGGAAGAAAAGCGAAGGCTGGAACTTCTGGAACGAAGCCTCCACGTCATCCGCCATTCCCTTGAACTGACGGGAGATGTTTCCAACGACGAGATCCTGGCCATTATTCAGTCGATCCAGCTGAATGACGCGGATAGCTTTCTATCCCGCCACTTTACGGAAGAAGAACAGGAAATCCTGCTTCGGCAATTGCCGGATCTGACAGCTCGCGATGAAAAGACGGAAAAATGGATCAAGCTGCTGAAAAAAATCCGCCAAACCAAGAGTGAACCGATCGACTCCCCCGTTTCGCAACGGCTGGCGGAGGAAATCATGCGTTTCATCCGCGAGCATCTGCAAATGGAAGATTCACTGATCGACAAATATTGGGAAAAGATCAAGCCGGAGGACGGACAGCCGGAAAAGGTGATCGGCCTGGATAAGGAAACCATGGAGTACATCGAGCAAATTCTCGACTGGTATCAGAAACACGAAGAGGGGAGCAAAGGCCATGGGAAAGAAATCCGTTAG
- a CDS encoding B12-binding domain-containing radical SAM protein translates to MKVVVATLNAKYIHTCLALRYLKSFAEPEFPVTIKEYTIKDPAMNIAMDLYREAPDVVGFSCYIWNIEETIPVLSILKKVRPDVKIVLGGPEVSYDIEHWFRRIPEADFIVYGEGEETFKELLEELAGGGNFRDVLGLARRGGDGGVIINPPRPKLDLHRIPTPYRFPEDRPHLSKRIVYMETSRGCPFRCQFCLSSIESGVRYFDIDRIKEDILYLIQNGAKTIKFVDRTFNIHRTFALELFRFLIDNHGGCVFQFEITADILRPEIVRFLNENAPPGIFRFEIGVQSTNPLTNELIQRRQNFEKLARTVRALREGGKIIQHLDLIAGLPEEDYTSFKKTFNDVFALEPEELQLGFLKLLRGTGLRREAEKHGYVYIDRAPYEVLSSKVLSFDDMIRIKRAEDILEKYWNSHHLDETVKFLTRNEFETPFDFFQSFGDYWEKRGWMRIGHQLEDLFLRLRQFLRDRGTPNLPVIEGFMKYDYLTHFKHRPRSVWWEGMDKGERQALLRRLAAEPEAVSADFAALRLTEQKLVKHCRLEVLPFDLAHYRATGVIRREPCCLIVHYDSEKGKGKAFTAPLARLGLAGSSTAT, encoded by the coding sequence ATGAAAGTCGTCGTGGCCACGCTGAATGCCAAATACATTCACACCTGTTTGGCGCTGCGCTATTTGAAAAGCTTCGCCGAACCGGAGTTTCCGGTGACCATCAAGGAATACACCATCAAGGATCCGGCGATGAACATCGCCATGGACCTGTACCGGGAGGCCCCCGACGTGGTGGGCTTCAGCTGCTACATCTGGAACATCGAGGAGACGATTCCGGTCCTAAGCATCCTGAAGAAGGTGAGGCCCGACGTGAAAATCGTTCTCGGCGGACCGGAGGTCTCCTACGACATCGAGCACTGGTTCCGGCGCATCCCCGAGGCGGACTTCATCGTTTACGGGGAGGGAGAGGAAACCTTCAAAGAGCTGCTGGAGGAACTGGCCGGAGGGGGAAACTTCCGGGACGTTTTGGGTCTTGCCCGCCGCGGCGGGGACGGTGGCGTCATCATCAATCCGCCGCGCCCCAAGCTGGATTTGCACCGGATTCCCACGCCGTACCGCTTCCCTGAGGATCGGCCGCACCTCTCCAAGCGCATCGTGTACATGGAGACCAGTCGCGGCTGTCCCTTTCGCTGCCAGTTCTGCCTTTCTTCCATTGAGAGCGGGGTGCGTTATTTCGATATCGACCGGATCAAGGAAGACATCCTGTACCTGATTCAAAACGGGGCCAAAACGATCAAGTTCGTCGACCGAACCTTCAACATTCACCGCACCTTCGCCCTGGAGTTGTTCCGCTTTTTGATCGACAACCATGGCGGATGCGTGTTTCAGTTCGAGATCACCGCCGATATCCTTCGGCCGGAGATCGTCCGTTTTCTGAACGAAAACGCGCCGCCGGGCATTTTCCGCTTCGAGATCGGCGTTCAGTCGACCAATCCCCTCACCAACGAACTGATCCAGCGGCGGCAGAACTTTGAAAAATTGGCCCGCACCGTGCGCGCCCTCCGGGAGGGCGGGAAGATCATCCAGCATCTGGACTTGATCGCCGGATTGCCGGAGGAGGATTACACTTCCTTCAAAAAGACGTTCAACGACGTGTTCGCCCTGGAACCGGAGGAGCTGCAGCTGGGCTTTCTGAAGCTTCTCCGCGGCACGGGTCTGCGGCGCGAGGCGGAAAAACACGGCTATGTCTACATCGACCGCGCCCCCTACGAAGTGCTTTCCAGCAAGGTGCTCTCCTTTGACGACATGATCCGCATCAAGCGGGCCGAGGACATTCTGGAAAAGTACTGGAACTCCCATCACCTCGACGAGACGGTCAAATTTTTGACCCGAAACGAGTTTGAGACGCCCTTCGACTTTTTCCAGTCCTTCGGGGATTACTGGGAGAAGCGGGGGTGGATGCGCATCGGTCATCAGTTGGAGGATCTCTTTCTCCGCCTGCGCCAATTTCTGCGGGACCGGGGAACCCCCAACCTGCCCGTGATCGAGGGGTTCATGAAATACGATTACCTGACCCATTTCAAACATCGTCCGCGCTCCGTGTGGTGGGAGGGGATGGACAAGGGGGAGCGACAGGCCCTGCTTCGCCGCCTGGCCGCGGAACCCGAGGCCGTCTCGGCGGACTTTGCCGCCCTGCGCCTTACGGAACAGAAACTGGTCAAACATTGCCGGCTGGAGGTGCTGCCCTTCGATCTTGCGCACTACCGGGCGACGGGCGTCATTCGCCGGGAGCCGTGCTGTTTGATCGTCCATTATGATTCGGAGAAGGGGAAGGGAAAAGCCTTTACCGCCCCCCTGGCCCGGCTCGGCCTGGCCGGTTCCTCAACGGCTACGTGA
- a CDS encoding MFS transporter has protein sequence MPRLVRVLKNRNFSLLWTGHTLSHLGDNIFRVALVWLIVTETNSAQATALVFMAFFIPNILVSLFAGATVDRFSRKGVILASDGVRALMNVLLAALVLLGKVELWSVLCIYVFFGIADAFFQPAYTVIIHELVDRDKRASANSMNGIGRQIGVILGPALGAVLVETVGAAMTFLIDALCLTGSLLAIAMIRYRPKAGKEEAGKGSRSYLSEIREGLQHTFSVSWLWITIMVAALVNAATTGVFNVALPFFW, from the coding sequence ATGCCCCGCCTGGTCAGGGTGCTGAAGAACCGAAACTTTTCGTTATTGTGGACTGGACACACCCTTTCCCACCTGGGTGACAACATTTTCCGGGTCGCCCTGGTCTGGTTGATCGTCACCGAAACCAACTCCGCCCAGGCGACGGCTCTTGTGTTTATGGCCTTTTTTATTCCCAATATTCTGGTGTCTTTGTTTGCCGGCGCCACGGTGGACCGGTTTTCGCGCAAAGGGGTGATCCTTGCGTCGGACGGCGTGAGGGCGTTGATGAACGTTCTCTTGGCCGCTTTGGTGCTCCTTGGTAAGGTGGAGCTTTGGTCCGTTCTGTGCATTTATGTCTTCTTCGGGATCGCGGACGCCTTTTTCCAGCCGGCCTACACCGTGATCATCCATGAGCTGGTCGATCGCGACAAGCGGGCTTCCGCCAACTCGATGAACGGAATCGGCCGGCAAATCGGTGTCATCCTGGGTCCGGCGCTGGGGGCGGTGCTGGTGGAGACGGTCGGCGCGGCGATGACTTTTCTCATCGACGCCCTTTGTCTGACCGGCTCCCTGTTGGCCATCGCGATGATCCGGTACCGTCCGAAAGCGGGAAAAGAGGAGGCGGGGAAAGGTTCCCGGAGCTACCTGTCGGAAATTCGCGAAGGGCTGCAGCACACCTTTTCCGTTTCCTGGCTGTGGATCACCATCATGGTGGCGGCGCTGGTCAATGCGGCGACGACCGGGGTGTTCAATGTGGCCCTGCCCTTTTTTTGGTGA
- the solA gene encoding N-methyl-L-tryptophan oxidase, which produces MGKRYDVIVVGAGSVGMAAGYFLAKRGIRVLMVDAHNPPHADGSHHGETRIIRHAYGEGREYIPLALRAQQLWYELEEEAGEKLFAKTGVLGVGFPGSSFIQEVIAGAKAHSLPLERLSSAEIMRRWPGIAIPESFIGCLEPDAGVLFSEACLRAFRRRALDLGAELLTSSPVLTIEGEAGGITVRTREGVFHGERAIVSAGAWAGKLLSDLSLPLTPVRKTVGWFRCDERLYDSRRFPAFFFDFPEEQYYGFPSFEGSGVKVGRHDGGPPIDPDRFDRTFGGAPEDEGDLRRFLERTLPQAAGKRLRGSVCIYTRTPDEHFIIDRHPEDKRILIAAGLTGHGFKFSSALGEALCQWITAGKPGLDLSLFSLDRPALRKGGKNL; this is translated from the coding sequence ATGGGAAAACGCTATGACGTGATCGTCGTCGGTGCCGGATCCGTCGGGATGGCGGCAGGCTATTTTCTCGCCAAAAGGGGGATTCGGGTCCTGATGGTCGATGCTCACAACCCGCCCCACGCCGACGGCAGCCACCACGGGGAGACGCGGATCATCCGCCACGCTTACGGTGAGGGGCGGGAGTACATCCCCCTGGCCCTCAGGGCGCAACAGCTGTGGTATGAACTGGAGGAGGAAGCGGGGGAAAAGCTGTTTGCCAAGACGGGCGTCCTGGGGGTCGGCTTTCCCGGCTCTTCCTTCATCCAGGAAGTGATCGCCGGTGCAAAGGCCCATTCCCTCCCCCTCGAGCGGCTGTCTTCGGCAGAGATCATGCGGCGCTGGCCGGGGATCGCGATACCGGAAAGCTTTATCGGATGCCTGGAACCCGATGCGGGAGTGCTGTTCAGCGAAGCCTGCCTCCGCGCTTTCCGGCGGCGCGCCCTCGACCTGGGCGCCGAACTCCTGACAAGCTCCCCCGTCCTGACCATCGAAGGGGAAGCCGGCGGCATCACCGTGCGGACCCGGGAAGGCGTCTTCCACGGGGAGCGGGCGATCGTCTCCGCCGGGGCCTGGGCGGGCAAACTGTTGTCCGATCTCTCCCTGCCCCTCACGCCCGTGCGGAAAACGGTCGGCTGGTTTCGGTGCGATGAACGGCTGTACGACTCCCGCCGCTTTCCCGCTTTCTTCTTCGATTTTCCGGAGGAACAGTATTACGGTTTTCCCAGCTTCGAAGGAAGCGGGGTCAAGGTGGGGCGTCACGACGGCGGGCCTCCCATCGATCCGGACCGGTTCGACCGCACCTTCGGCGGCGCACCGGAAGACGAGGGGGATTTGCGCCGATTCCTGGAGCGAACGCTGCCGCAGGCCGCCGGCAAACGTCTGCGCGGCTCGGTTTGCATCTATACCCGGACGCCGGATGAACACTTCATCATCGATCGCCATCCGGAAGACAAACGGATCCTCATCGCCGCCGGTTTGACGGGCCACGGCTTCAAATTCTCCAGCGCCCTCGGCGAGGCGCTGTGTCAATGGATCACCGCCGGAAAACCCGGGCTGGACCTGTCCCTCTTCTCCCTGGACCGTCCCGCCCTGCGAAAAGGGGGTAAAAACCTTTAA
- a CDS encoding MFS transporter, which produces MDGGAGILGLVLTLYGAGAVLGGLFMGSIRFQRISRPGVTLYLLLFAMGVATLVIGAIPTVAVLIAMAFLLGFLMECFGVVWITLLQERVPSHLLGRVSSVDSLGSFSAIPVGLALAGTAVAAFGPAWTFIAGGIVVAAMSLLGLLSRSIRNLKVEVPQDIAAGVTEVKSG; this is translated from the coding sequence TTGGACGGCGGAGCGGGAATCCTGGGGCTGGTGTTGACCCTCTATGGCGCGGGAGCGGTGTTGGGCGGTCTGTTCATGGGGAGCATCCGCTTCCAGAGGATTTCCCGGCCGGGCGTCACCCTGTATCTGTTGCTGTTCGCGATGGGGGTCGCCACCCTGGTCATTGGAGCGATTCCCACCGTTGCCGTGTTGATCGCCATGGCCTTCCTGCTCGGATTTCTGATGGAATGCTTCGGGGTGGTCTGGATCACTCTGCTCCAGGAGCGCGTGCCTTCGCACCTTCTCGGACGGGTGAGCAGCGTCGATTCCCTGGGATCCTTTTCCGCCATCCCCGTCGGTCTCGCTTTGGCCGGAACGGCGGTGGCCGCTTTTGGCCCGGCTTGGACGTTCATCGCCGGAGGTATCGTCGTGGCTGCGATGTCCCTGCTGGGGCTTTTGTCCCGGTCCATCCGGAATCTGAAAGTGGAAGTTCCGCAGGATATTGCCGCAGGAGTGACGGAGGTGAAATCCGGGTGA
- a CDS encoding VOC family protein, whose protein sequence is MYAFDHLVHLVRDPKKAMQTARKCGIHAVEGGSHPDWGTANTLCYFDLSYIEYLGVENPAVAEKAKGNSLVRQALEDLSHGEGPARIALRTDDLAEAARLLEKQGWKTSGPFPGSRTRPDGTLLRWSLLFPEGPDDELPPPFLIRWEQSDEERREDLSRRSAIAPHPAGNLRLKHVAVAVRDLGRAAKWEKGFDLNPKREYVDKILNAVCRELQLSGGNLLFCAPIGEGPVARILGSRGERPFLVSLSGAERDEDWSIFGGIYRFSRES, encoded by the coding sequence TTGTACGCCTTTGATCATCTTGTCCATCTCGTGCGCGACCCGAAAAAAGCGATGCAAACCGCCCGGAAGTGCGGGATCCATGCGGTGGAAGGCGGCAGCCACCCCGATTGGGGAACCGCCAACACCCTCTGCTACTTCGACCTGAGCTACATTGAATATCTGGGCGTGGAAAATCCCGCGGTCGCCGAAAAAGCGAAGGGCAATTCCCTGGTGCGGCAAGCCCTGGAAGACTTGTCCCACGGGGAAGGGCCGGCGCGGATCGCCCTGCGGACGGACGATCTGGCGGAAGCAGCCCGCCTTCTTGAGAAACAGGGCTGGAAAACCTCCGGCCCCTTCCCCGGCAGCCGCACCCGTCCCGACGGCACCCTTCTCCGCTGGTCCCTGCTGTTTCCCGAAGGCCCGGACGATGAACTGCCTCCCCCTTTCCTGATCCGGTGGGAGCAATCCGACGAAGAGCGGCGAGAGGATCTCAGCCGGCGCAGCGCCATCGCGCCCCATCCGGCGGGAAATCTGCGGCTGAAGCACGTCGCCGTCGCCGTCCGGGACCTCGGCCGCGCGGCAAAATGGGAAAAGGGCTTCGATCTGAATCCCAAAAGGGAATATGTGGACAAAATCTTGAACGCGGTTTGCCGGGAACTGCAGCTTTCAGGGGGCAATCTGCTGTTCTGCGCCCCGATCGGGGAAGGGCCCGTGGCCAGGATCCTGGGATCCCGGGGAGAAAGGCCCTTTCTCGTTTCCCTTTCCGGGGCGGAACGGGATGAGGATTGGAGCATCTTCGGGGGGATATACCGGTTTTCAAGGGAAAGCTGA
- the pyrE gene encoding orotate phosphoribosyltransferase: MDWNVEEAIRRTGVLLEGHFLLSSGRHSGQYMQCARLLQYPREAEQAGRALAGLFREERVEAVIGPALGGVIIAHETARALGVRSLFAERKDGAMRLRRGFAIEPGERVLVAEDVVTTGGSVREVIGLVESLGGRVVGVGSIIDRSGGASPFAVPFRSLLRLDIESYAPEECPLCRKGIPAEKPGSREGVVNRPDRG; encoded by the coding sequence GTGGACTGGAATGTTGAGGAGGCGATCCGCCGGACCGGGGTGCTGTTGGAAGGCCATTTTCTCCTTTCCTCCGGACGGCACAGCGGACAGTACATGCAGTGCGCCCGGCTGCTGCAGTACCCGCGGGAGGCGGAGCAGGCGGGCCGGGCTCTTGCCGGCCTGTTCCGGGAAGAGCGGGTGGAGGCGGTGATCGGCCCCGCCCTGGGCGGAGTGATCATCGCCCACGAGACGGCCCGTGCCCTCGGCGTCCGCAGCCTGTTCGCCGAGCGCAAGGACGGGGCGATGCGGCTCCGGCGCGGATTTGCGATCGAACCGGGCGAACGCGTCCTGGTGGCAGAGGATGTGGTCACCACGGGGGGATCGGTCCGGGAAGTGATCGGTCTCGTCGAATCCTTGGGCGGCCGGGTGGTTGGGGTGGGCTCCATCATCGACCGGAGCGGCGGGGCTTCCCCCTTTGCGGTGCCCTTCCGCTCCCTCCTCCGCCTGGACATCGAAAGCTACGCGCCCGAGGAATGCCCCCTGTGCCGGAAGGGAATTCCCGCGGAAAAGCCGGGGAGCCGGGAGGGCGTCGTGAACCGACCCGATAGGGGATGA
- a CDS encoding DMT family transporter: MSWICLVLAGLTEVAGVVGLKKVSEKGSWFTYLLMIGGFLVSLTLLRVSLEAIPLSIAYAVWTGIGTTVAAVVGILFFHESKSPGRILCMLGIIACIIGLRWIA, encoded by the coding sequence ATGAGCTGGATCTGTTTGGTGCTGGCCGGCTTGACCGAAGTGGCCGGTGTCGTCGGCCTCAAAAAAGTATCTGAAAAAGGAAGTTGGTTCACGTATCTGCTGATGATCGGCGGTTTTCTCGTCAGCCTCACATTGCTGCGCGTATCCCTGGAAGCGATCCCGTTGTCCATCGCTTATGCCGTCTGGACGGGAATCGGAACGACGGTAGCGGCGGTGGTCGGCATCCTGTTCTTCCATGAATCGAAAAGCCCGGGACGCATCCTGTGCATGCTGGGGATCATCGCCTGCATCATCGGCCTGAGATGGATCGCGTAA